One segment of Leptospirillum ferrooxidans C2-3 DNA contains the following:
- the gspN gene encoding type II secretion system protein GspN: MSQLPRFLKKKNAIKASLASISPAIRDNFEHLSKAFEKQPPLPKRESFFMRPSALVLWGTITFFVFLAKGFPSDDLANFLLTLPSPEIQMRAESAIYHPPLGVSYRDMTITAPTNDGPISLDFDRARGNIDLVTLVSGKPRYNFDVKMYGGEFKGRLRRFYRGKVSHLKGTTIHPIDLSTTRKLTHQDLSGLMDLQTDYTWKTGMEDKGHGILSLSIAKLVVRSLNMNGFPLPPISFTHVHGMIRMKNGLGHIETLNADGPMAHLTGKGDIALANPYPRSIVNLDFDISLRGELAKIPLPSITGKNGAAIHLHLSGALGSPQVSLNGIVLPR; the protein is encoded by the coding sequence ATGTCCCAACTTCCTCGTTTTCTCAAGAAAAAAAATGCAATCAAAGCCAGTCTGGCGAGCATTTCCCCTGCCATTCGGGACAATTTTGAGCATCTTTCAAAAGCGTTTGAAAAGCAGCCTCCCCTTCCGAAAAGAGAGAGCTTTTTTATGCGCCCGTCTGCTCTCGTACTCTGGGGAACAATCACTTTTTTCGTTTTCCTGGCAAAAGGATTCCCCTCTGACGACTTGGCCAACTTTTTGCTGACACTCCCCTCGCCAGAAATCCAGATGCGTGCTGAATCGGCCATCTACCACCCTCCTCTTGGAGTCTCCTATCGGGATATGACCATCACGGCACCAACCAATGATGGCCCGATTTCCTTGGACTTCGACAGGGCCAGGGGAAATATAGACCTTGTCACCCTCGTTTCAGGAAAACCGAGATACAATTTTGATGTAAAGATGTATGGAGGAGAGTTCAAGGGCAGACTCAGACGATTTTACCGGGGAAAAGTCAGCCATTTGAAAGGGACCACTATCCATCCGATTGACCTGTCCACAACCCGAAAACTGACTCATCAGGATCTGTCTGGGCTGATGGACCTTCAAACCGACTATACCTGGAAAACAGGCATGGAAGACAAGGGGCATGGGATTCTCTCCCTTTCCATTGCCAAGCTGGTGGTCCGCTCCCTCAACATGAACGGATTCCCTCTTCCCCCCATTTCGTTTACTCATGTTCATGGGATGATCAGGATGAAAAATGGACTTGGCCATATCGAGACACTGAATGCGGATGGTCCAATGGCTCACTTGACCGGAAAAGGCGATATCGCCCTTGCCAATCCTTATCCTCGATCCATTGTCAACCTTGATTTTGACATCTCTCTCCGGGGAGAGCTCGCAAAGATCCCTCTTCCCTCCATCACGGGAAAAAACGGCGCGGCCATACATCTTCACCTGTCAGGAGCACTGGGCTCGCCTCAGGTATCCCTTAACGGCATCGTTCTTCCCCGCTAG
- the gspM gene encoding type II secretion system protein GspM yields MTERYLSILSPIFAPIRKYSIPLRERWEKLTARERSLLAIMLSLLALYLISTLLTSLFLDPYEEALSDETALKEEVQKASQISSHLRQIQSSINERSHLLSSDNAGFSLISYLEQEARHSQISTSVSQMTPRNLPSEGGYPSVMVSLHLEKVDLAHVLIFIARIQRAPHLLRITHISLERRFDQHDLLDVRIDVQTIQPS; encoded by the coding sequence ATGACTGAAAGATATCTGTCCATTCTCTCTCCCATTTTTGCTCCTATCAGAAAGTACTCCATCCCTCTCCGAGAGCGTTGGGAAAAATTGACCGCAAGAGAGAGAAGCCTCCTGGCCATCATGCTGTCCCTTCTCGCCCTCTATCTCATCTCAACTCTTTTGACATCCCTTTTTCTTGATCCCTATGAAGAAGCCCTTTCCGATGAGACAGCCCTTAAGGAAGAGGTCCAAAAAGCCAGCCAGATCTCATCCCATCTTCGGCAAATACAGTCCTCCATCAATGAACGCTCCCATCTGTTAAGCTCGGATAACGCCGGGTTTTCCCTGATTTCCTATCTGGAGCAGGAAGCGAGGCATTCTCAAATCTCAACATCAGTCTCCCAAATGACTCCCAGAAACCTTCCTTCCGAAGGTGGCTATCCTTCGGTGATGGTCAGCCTGCACCTTGAAAAGGTTGACCTGGCCCATGTCCTCATCTTTATAGCCCGAATCCAGCGGGCCCCTCACCTTCTCCGGATCACGCACATTTCCCTTGAGCGCAGATTCGACCAGCATGACCTTCTTGACGTGCGAATCGATGTACAAACCATCCAGCCCTCATAA
- the gspK gene encoding type II secretion system minor pseudopilin GspK: MYKPSSPHKSDEGFALVMVLFMVVLLTLLVFRIIDRAESFLRESEIFHDNTQAYYLARSGIEAGKLEIIGSSLAAVKSGQNYTGLDQPWATPLINFPVASNMFLSGIVTDEDSKINLNQISTNGIPNLHRVGQLEKLFTLLGLPISVIPAIEVWVSGTGTSQPPPAGAYASQIPPYRPHGAPMDVLSELHQVMGMTESQFQALEPYITAESDGVVNLNTASETVIESLDPSMTPQIAASITQSRPFRTMQAVSQVVPPAVLANIQGDITIVSQTFSISAVGITGNTRQAARAYLTVNGSQAQYLSFRVGGNRLLGQIESLIESAPQSSQTTNLSIPSP, encoded by the coding sequence ATGTACAAACCATCCAGCCCTCATAAATCAGACGAAGGGTTCGCCCTAGTCATGGTGCTGTTCATGGTTGTTCTACTGACACTTCTGGTCTTTCGGATCATCGATCGAGCAGAATCCTTCCTGAGGGAATCAGAAATTTTCCATGACAACACACAAGCCTATTATCTCGCCCGATCAGGGATCGAGGCGGGCAAGCTCGAAATTATCGGAAGCTCCCTCGCAGCTGTAAAAAGTGGACAGAACTACACCGGCCTTGATCAGCCATGGGCGACGCCCCTGATCAATTTTCCCGTTGCATCAAACATGTTTCTTTCTGGCATCGTCACCGATGAAGACTCAAAGATCAATCTGAATCAGATCTCCACCAATGGAATCCCCAATCTTCATAGAGTTGGACAACTCGAAAAGCTGTTCACACTACTGGGTCTTCCCATATCGGTGATTCCGGCCATTGAAGTCTGGGTTTCCGGGACAGGAACCAGCCAGCCGCCCCCTGCAGGAGCATATGCTTCCCAAATTCCTCCCTACAGGCCCCATGGAGCCCCCATGGATGTCCTCTCAGAGCTCCACCAGGTGATGGGAATGACCGAATCGCAATTTCAGGCGCTAGAACCCTACATCACAGCTGAATCTGATGGGGTGGTGAACCTGAATACCGCATCCGAAACGGTCATAGAGTCCCTCGATCCGTCCATGACTCCTCAAATCGCGGCTTCCATCACCCAGTCCAGACCTTTTCGAACAATGCAGGCCGTCTCACAGGTCGTTCCACCGGCCGTCCTTGCAAATATCCAGGGCGACATTACCATCGTCTCCCAAACATTCTCCATATCCGCAGTCGGCATTACCGGAAATACCAGACAGGCGGCAAGGGCCTACCTGACGGTCAATGGAAGTCAGGCTCAATACTTATCCTTTCGTGTTGGAGGGAACCGACTTCTTGGACAGATTGAATCCTTGATCGAAAGTGCGCCACAATCTTCACAAACCACCAATCTTTCCATTCCTTCCCCTTAG
- a CDS encoding tetratricopeptide repeat protein, with protein sequence MEENKGIGELFDEAETFRLTGKLIDAIALYRQILIRIPNAPMVLRRLAECLIEKGVPQEAISALEDAIRLDPEEPSQYHTLAGALRGRGRMNDALLIYRKAVDRSPGNITYLVDLAWCMADIGAMGKDRTLQEKALEVLTKAHEINDRDPGIWDGLAGIYKDLGNREKAIECVRKALELDPYDTDRIELLERLSMQKATNN encoded by the coding sequence ATGGAAGAAAACAAAGGAATCGGAGAGCTTTTTGATGAAGCCGAAACATTTCGGCTGACAGGAAAGCTGATCGATGCCATCGCGCTTTACCGTCAGATTCTGATCAGAATTCCCAATGCACCTATGGTGCTTCGCCGTCTGGCAGAGTGTCTGATTGAAAAGGGTGTCCCCCAGGAAGCAATTTCTGCGTTGGAAGATGCCATACGACTTGACCCTGAAGAACCGTCCCAGTATCACACCCTTGCCGGGGCGCTAAGGGGAAGAGGAAGAATGAATGATGCCCTTCTTATTTATCGAAAGGCCGTTGATCGTTCTCCGGGGAATATTACATACCTTGTCGATCTGGCCTGGTGCATGGCCGATATCGGAGCTATGGGAAAAGATCGCACCCTTCAGGAAAAAGCATTAGAAGTCCTTACAAAGGCTCATGAAATCAATGATCGGGATCCAGGAATATGGGATGGATTAGCCGGAATATACAAAGATCTTGGAAATAGGGAAAAAGCGATTGAATGTGTCAGGAAAGCCCTTGAACTTGATCCTTATGATACTGACAGGATTGAACTCCTTGAAAGATTATCCATGCAAAAGGCCACCAATAACTGA
- a CDS encoding multinuclear nonheme iron-dependent oxidase has product MPKTDLPKLPLSHPYKIGISTDLYFPPIDALYHSLTGVGETHPSENLPDYIEIFRGRTVDMKKTREETIPKRIPLTYHGDALWYTQTNFREQPATRQEIIRANAHMDALESEWMIHECAHKSFGGRTFGTYLPPLFSRESAHQIRENTLWLMEQMEGRQLIVEIPPFPFFLAGSMHPGEFFHSILKETSIGLGLDIGHLITMLEALGIKPQPEAITSWINHYLPIEHVMEIHMGGLSLFKNSEITLHQDDHTAPIPQLLWESLEAVCRYCPMKNLKGLAIEVDNKEIATILPEFQKFYRLIQDSAIPLESLSLSNRERQAITPLNLYSLDPDALELEYQDLSAYLSRQTSNTSQFIQGFPNIYRDSIYPYEIWSFGGEIEAIFPDTMNVIRFFLKDPQQSFVEYFHQDLLSEIFPFDFLVVKVLKFQEWIGKLASEGIFPVDVQDIAIQTSRREGRRALDDQALINGDELA; this is encoded by the coding sequence ATGCCCAAAACGGATCTCCCCAAACTTCCATTGAGCCATCCGTATAAAATCGGAATCTCTACAGACCTCTATTTCCCCCCCATCGATGCCCTCTACCACTCACTCACCGGCGTCGGTGAGACTCATCCATCAGAAAATCTGCCTGACTATATAGAGATTTTTCGCGGCCGAACGGTTGACATGAAAAAAACCCGGGAAGAAACGATTCCCAAAAGGATTCCCCTCACCTATCACGGAGATGCCCTTTGGTACACCCAGACGAATTTCAGGGAACAACCTGCAACAAGACAGGAAATCATACGGGCGAATGCCCATATGGACGCACTCGAATCCGAATGGATGATTCACGAGTGTGCACATAAATCGTTTGGGGGAAGAACCTTTGGAACATACCTCCCGCCACTTTTCTCAAGAGAGTCGGCCCACCAGATCAGGGAAAACACCTTGTGGCTCATGGAGCAAATGGAAGGACGACAGTTGATTGTCGAAATTCCACCCTTTCCGTTTTTTCTGGCGGGATCCATGCATCCTGGAGAATTTTTCCATTCGATCCTCAAGGAAACATCTATTGGACTGGGACTCGATATAGGTCACTTGATCACAATGCTCGAAGCTCTCGGAATCAAACCCCAACCCGAGGCCATCACCTCATGGATCAATCATTACCTCCCCATCGAACATGTCATGGAAATCCATATGGGAGGGCTCTCCTTATTTAAAAATTCGGAAATAACGCTTCACCAGGATGACCACACTGCTCCCATTCCCCAACTATTATGGGAATCCCTCGAGGCTGTCTGCCGTTATTGCCCAATGAAGAATCTCAAGGGGCTGGCGATTGAAGTCGACAATAAAGAGATTGCAACCATTCTCCCGGAATTCCAGAAGTTTTATCGACTGATACAAGATTCAGCCATTCCGCTTGAATCCCTGTCACTTTCAAACAGGGAACGCCAAGCCATTACGCCTTTGAACCTTTACTCTTTGGATCCTGATGCCCTGGAATTGGAGTATCAAGATTTGTCCGCATATCTTTCCAGGCAAACATCAAACACCTCCCAATTCATTCAAGGCTTCCCCAATATTTACAGAGATTCCATCTACCCTTATGAAATATGGTCTTTTGGTGGAGAAATCGAAGCCATCTTTCCTGACACAATGAACGTCATACGCTTTTTTCTAAAAGACCCCCAACAATCTTTTGTCGAATACTTTCATCAGGATCTTCTTTCGGAAATATTTCCCTTTGATTTTCTGGTGGTCAAGGTCCTGAAGTTCCAGGAATGGATTGGCAAACTCGCTTCAGAGGGAATATTCCCTGTCGACGTCCAAGACATTGCAATCCAGACATCCCGTCGGGAAGGAAGAAGAGCTCTGGATGACCAGGCATTGATTAATGGGGATGAGCTGGCGTGA
- a CDS encoding protein phosphatase CheZ, producing MQLFTFPLTKDILVGVRLDDILKILKGEQLTFESPGGLQTGTIHENGHQTPVFDFKRAFEKEDSQSLPARLLVIAFSNGARFGIATTKIGKVIREKTPNERKTLEKLGLPFLSYSDTIDSIPVYVFDVHSFEQHMGLPVLSSFVQSEKEKTQMTNDESRGLPKQDDASADLLNQVGKTAREIQKILSMSDSMMDTMKMMETHLPQTSTGLEAVSKMTEEAAHKLLEGFEKSLETNRELREAVQRMKESPKTLQAELQSVETLLSEEEERILHGFEAMVFQDLVGQNIRKMTGTLNDLQNKLLTILVELSPQSKHEAPEDKGSSAPIEALDLKGTGHPTDVNQTDVDKLLSEFGF from the coding sequence TTGCAGCTATTTACCTTTCCATTAACAAAGGACATTCTTGTTGGTGTCAGACTTGACGATATCCTTAAAATTCTCAAAGGGGAACAGCTGACTTTTGAATCACCGGGAGGTCTTCAAACCGGAACCATTCATGAAAATGGACACCAGACTCCAGTTTTTGATTTCAAACGAGCTTTCGAAAAAGAGGACAGCCAATCGCTTCCCGCCAGACTCTTAGTCATCGCTTTTTCAAATGGCGCTCGCTTTGGCATCGCCACGACCAAAATCGGAAAAGTGATCAGGGAAAAGACTCCCAACGAACGAAAAACACTGGAAAAATTGGGTCTCCCATTCTTAAGCTATTCTGACACCATTGACTCCATACCTGTTTACGTTTTTGATGTCCATTCCTTTGAACAGCATATGGGACTTCCAGTGTTATCCTCATTCGTACAATCAGAGAAAGAAAAAACTCAAATGACAAACGATGAATCTCGGGGTCTGCCCAAACAAGATGATGCCAGTGCCGATTTATTGAATCAGGTTGGAAAGACTGCAAGAGAAATCCAGAAGATCCTCTCCATGTCAGACTCGATGATGGATACGATGAAAATGATGGAGACTCATCTTCCCCAAACATCCACAGGGCTTGAGGCCGTATCCAAAATGACGGAAGAGGCAGCACACAAGCTCCTTGAGGGGTTCGAAAAATCACTGGAGACCAACAGGGAGCTTCGAGAAGCTGTACAAAGAATGAAAGAAAGCCCCAAGACACTTCAGGCAGAGCTGCAATCCGTTGAAACACTCCTTTCCGAAGAAGAAGAACGAATCCTTCATGGATTTGAAGCGATGGTCTTTCAGGATCTGGTTGGACAAAATATCCGGAAAATGACCGGGACATTAAATGACCTCCAAAACAAACTCCTTACGATCCTTGTCGAACTTTCTCCACAATCCAAACATGAAGCACCTGAAGATAAAGGATCCTCTGCTCCGATAGAAGCTCTTGATCTCAAGGGAACGGGTCATCCGACCGATGTCAATCAGACAGATGTTGATAAACTGCTTTCCGAATTTGGGTTTTAG
- a CDS encoding Fe(2+)-trafficking protein, whose translation MAIVHCTRCGADAEGLEQPPFPSGFGKEVQDSVCKTCWTAWEDMRVKVINEYRLNLGTPEHRTMLVNITRDFLGLKKPE comes from the coding sequence ATGGCAATCGTTCATTGTACAAGGTGTGGGGCTGATGCTGAGGGTCTCGAACAACCTCCTTTCCCTTCAGGCTTTGGAAAAGAGGTACAGGATTCAGTCTGTAAAACGTGCTGGACTGCATGGGAAGATATGCGCGTAAAAGTGATCAACGAATATCGACTGAATCTGGGGACACCAGAGCACAGAACCATGCTCGTCAATATTACAAGGGACTTCCTGGGACTCAAAAAACCGGAATGA
- a CDS encoding proline dehydrogenase family protein — protein MSDSLFSKNIEMLYLAGETRQEALDRAKLLNKEGIGTILWPILSEENDSDGELFLKEIRELSHQMGLTMIRGGISFSLSQSGYPSSNGSMDHLRSAIAAAEDYSIGCWIDMEEGERVSETMETFLELRKKFAHLSITLQARLDRTEKDLETILNKRARVRLVKGQYPVSLESGSNDPDQIRRKYLSYMEWLFSEGAMFAVATHDEEILQGASRLQNAHPRMMEFQMWLGMREDRIRSLLFEGGFPVTLVLPYGPGARKHLKALQEIGKI, from the coding sequence ATGTCCGACAGTTTGTTTTCGAAAAATATAGAAATGCTTTACTTGGCAGGGGAGACAAGACAAGAGGCACTTGACCGAGCAAAACTTTTGAACAAAGAAGGAATTGGTACAATCCTTTGGCCAATCCTTTCGGAAGAGAACGATTCTGATGGGGAACTTTTTCTGAAGGAGATTCGGGAGCTTTCCCATCAAATGGGTTTGACGATGATTCGGGGAGGAATTTCTTTTTCCTTGTCACAGTCGGGATACCCTTCGTCCAATGGCTCGATGGATCACCTTCGTTCTGCTATAGCAGCTGCGGAAGACTATTCGATCGGATGCTGGATCGATATGGAAGAAGGTGAGAGAGTTTCTGAGACCATGGAAACTTTTCTGGAACTGAGAAAAAAGTTTGCTCACCTGTCGATCACTCTTCAAGCCAGACTTGATCGAACAGAGAAGGATCTTGAGACCATCCTCAACAAAAGAGCGAGAGTCCGACTCGTCAAGGGACAATATCCCGTATCTCTTGAGTCAGGATCAAATGATCCGGATCAGATTCGAAGGAAATATTTAAGCTATATGGAGTGGCTATTTTCCGAAGGGGCGATGTTTGCTGTCGCAACTCATGATGAGGAGATTCTTCAAGGGGCATCGAGACTCCAGAATGCCCATCCCAGAATGATGGAGTTCCAGATGTGGCTGGGAATGCGGGAGGATAGAATCCGGTCCCTTCTTTTTGAAGGAGGCTTTCCTGTTACACTTGTCCTCCCATATGGGCCAGGAGCCAGGAAGCATCTAAAAGCCTTGCAGGAGATAGGAAAAATCTGA
- a CDS encoding DEAD/DEAH box helicase, protein MPVSREDAGDPVLHLSEGFAVLMDQEFQQKMHDLVLLLEPDKDGRSIISQYYASILLRSRPDLPFLPDEELVDRLFPFKVSSLSAKQSSFLEGAVKIPLREYQIDGVAWIHSLRLSGLGGILADEMGLGKTLTVLSELVLEAERAKTHSETLPPTLIVLPATLLFNWEKEISKYAATLTVAIHHGAGRWERWNQALLQNVILSTYGTVRNDLEEMVKVRFHGIILDEAQVIKNPASGIASALFSLKSSFKLALSGTPIENHLMDLWSIFAFVMPGLLGSRRRFERIFVEEGGFGKWDSDRIALLRSLIAPLILRRTKENVLKDLPPKIMIDYWIDPTPEERQEYKKLKENGRHSLKGISGGAYRLGVFSLLMTLRRFCCHPDLVKRDPPLDFENPAKFQIVKEKISEALEDGHGVILFSQFVGVLDRFEEYFRAERIPVLRLDGGTSLVDRQRMVEIFQNNDELSPRLFLSSLKAGGVGLTLTNADYVFHYDPWWNPQVENQATDRAHRMGQDKTVFVYRFLTRGTVEEHVARLKEKKVALFAKVMADETFELSEGLDLTEIESLLSSDGEFL, encoded by the coding sequence ATGCCTGTCTCAAGAGAGGATGCGGGTGATCCTGTCTTGCACCTGTCCGAAGGTTTTGCTGTTTTGATGGATCAGGAGTTTCAGCAAAAAATGCATGATCTGGTTCTTTTGCTCGAGCCTGATAAAGATGGACGATCCATCATCAGTCAGTATTACGCTTCTATTCTCCTCCGAAGTCGACCCGATCTGCCGTTTTTACCGGATGAAGAACTCGTTGACCGCTTATTTCCATTTAAAGTGTCCTCCTTGTCCGCAAAGCAATCTTCCTTCCTTGAAGGAGCTGTTAAGATTCCCCTAAGGGAGTACCAGATCGATGGTGTTGCCTGGATACACTCTCTCAGGTTATCAGGCTTGGGAGGTATTCTTGCGGATGAAATGGGACTTGGAAAAACCTTGACAGTCCTTTCAGAACTTGTACTTGAAGCGGAGCGTGCAAAAACTCATTCCGAAACTCTCCCTCCAACCTTGATCGTTCTTCCAGCAACATTGCTGTTTAATTGGGAAAAAGAAATTTCAAAATATGCGGCAACCCTTACGGTAGCGATTCACCATGGAGCTGGAAGATGGGAGCGATGGAACCAGGCACTTCTTCAAAACGTTATCCTTTCAACCTATGGTACAGTCCGAAATGATCTTGAGGAGATGGTAAAGGTCCGATTCCATGGCATTATTCTGGACGAGGCCCAAGTCATAAAAAATCCTGCTTCGGGAATTGCCTCTGCCCTCTTTTCCCTGAAGTCTTCCTTCAAACTCGCCTTGTCCGGAACGCCTATCGAGAACCATCTTATGGATCTTTGGTCGATATTTGCATTTGTCATGCCTGGTCTTTTGGGAAGCAGACGTCGATTTGAGAGGATATTCGTCGAAGAGGGAGGATTTGGAAAATGGGATTCCGATCGGATCGCCCTTCTTCGATCTTTGATCGCTCCTTTGATTCTCAGAAGAACAAAGGAGAATGTCTTAAAAGACCTTCCTCCAAAGATTATGATCGACTATTGGATAGATCCGACCCCTGAAGAGAGACAAGAGTACAAGAAGCTTAAGGAGAATGGACGCCATAGTCTGAAAGGGATCAGCGGAGGAGCTTATCGTCTGGGTGTTTTTTCTCTTTTGATGACTCTCCGGAGGTTCTGTTGCCATCCTGATCTGGTGAAGCGTGATCCACCTCTTGATTTTGAAAATCCCGCTAAGTTTCAAATAGTTAAAGAAAAAATCTCAGAAGCACTGGAGGATGGCCATGGAGTGATTCTTTTTTCTCAGTTTGTTGGAGTTCTTGATCGTTTTGAGGAGTACTTCAGGGCAGAACGGATTCCCGTTTTGCGTCTTGACGGGGGGACATCACTTGTTGATCGTCAAAGGATGGTGGAGATTTTCCAAAATAATGACGAACTGTCTCCAAGGTTGTTTTTGTCAAGTCTGAAGGCTGGTGGTGTTGGTTTAACATTGACGAATGCCGACTATGTTTTTCATTATGATCCATGGTGGAATCCTCAAGTTGAAAATCAGGCAACAGACCGTGCTCATCGTATGGGGCAGGATAAAACAGTCTTCGTTTACCGTTTTCTGACAAGAGGAACTGTTGAGGAGCATGTTGCGAGGTTAAAAGAAAAAAAGGTGGCCCTGTTTGCCAAAGTGATGGCAGATGAGACATTTGAGCTGTCGGAGGGACTTGATCTGACAGAAATCGAATCACTTCTTTCAAGTGATGGTGAATTCCTTTAG
- the lexA gene encoding transcriptional repressor LexA — protein sequence MSLDGGTTRKVKPLTERQEEVLRFILSWMQANSSPPTITEIANHLGIPYPKSAGTHLEALEKKGYIQRIPGKARGIRLTAKSSSFQDETISSEWLTVPRVGRVRAGVATGSDHLSDGQITIPSSFLSERPDFVLTVIGDSMIGAGIYDGDLAFIKKGGNVSNGDIIVAQIQGEMTLKTYLHHNGRLLLRAANPSYPDRIILPDDEADLVQGRLIGIFRSLSRNGGRN from the coding sequence ATGTCATTGGATGGCGGTACCACCAGAAAAGTGAAACCTTTAACCGAACGCCAAGAAGAAGTGCTTCGTTTTATCCTTTCTTGGATGCAGGCAAATTCATCACCTCCCACAATTACAGAAATTGCTAATCATCTGGGCATCCCGTACCCTAAAAGTGCGGGAACCCATCTTGAAGCCCTCGAAAAAAAAGGTTATATCCAAAGAATTCCCGGAAAAGCGAGAGGGATCCGTCTAACTGCAAAATCTTCTAGTTTCCAGGATGAAACCATTTCTTCCGAATGGCTTACCGTTCCTCGAGTTGGCAGAGTCAGAGCTGGCGTTGCGACAGGTTCTGATCATCTATCCGATGGTCAAATTACCATTCCATCGTCTTTTCTTTCCGAAAGACCTGATTTTGTATTAACTGTTATAGGCGATAGCATGATTGGTGCAGGAATTTACGACGGAGACCTTGCATTTATTAAAAAAGGTGGCAACGTTTCTAATGGAGATATCATTGTTGCCCAAATTCAAGGCGAGATGACTTTAAAAACCTATCTTCACCATAATGGAAGACTACTTTTACGGGCGGCCAACCCCTCTTATCCTGATAGGATTATATTACCGGACGATGAGGCTGATCTTGTCCAAGGACGCTTGATTGGAATTTTCCGATCATTGAGTCGAAACGGAGGACGAAATTGA